One stretch of Thermodesulfobacteriota bacterium DNA includes these proteins:
- a CDS encoding YeeE/YedE thiosulfate transporter family protein, with protein sequence MMNDANKTKPYMNPYLAGVCLGLTLLVSYLVLGTGLGASAGIARIAAYLESALASDHVAGSQYFGAWGDKPLNYYLVFMFCGVFAGGLVSAILARRVALKVERGRQASVKLRLGLALAGGILAGFASRLAQGCTSGQALSGSAMMLSGSLVFLVCVFIGGYGAARFVRRQWHD encoded by the coding sequence ATGATGAATGATGCCAACAAAACGAAACCGTACATGAATCCCTACCTGGCAGGGGTATGCCTCGGCCTGACCCTGCTGGTTTCCTATCTGGTGCTGGGAACGGGCCTGGGGGCTTCCGCCGGCATTGCCCGGATCGCCGCTTATCTCGAGAGTGCCCTGGCCTCCGATCATGTCGCCGGCAGCCAGTACTTCGGGGCCTGGGGCGACAAGCCGCTCAACTACTATCTCGTCTTCATGTTCTGCGGGGTTTTTGCGGGAGGGTTGGTGTCAGCGATTCTGGCGCGAAGGGTGGCATTGAAGGTGGAGCGCGGCCGGCAGGCATCGGTGAAACTGCGGCTGGGCCTGGCCCTGGCCGGGGGCATCCTGGCGGGGTTCGCCAGCCGCCTGGCCCAGGGCTGCACCTCGGGCCAGGCCCTGTCGGGAAGCGCCATGATGCTCTCGGGCAGCCTGGTGTTTCTGGTCTGCGTTTTTATCGGTGGCTACGGCGCGGCAAGGTTTGTGAGGAGGCAGTGGCATGATTAG
- a CDS encoding DUF6691 family protein — MISTFFGLDALSTPGAMFVAFVIGLAFGFSLEQAGFGSSRRLAGIFYFRDMTVLKVMFTAVIVAMFGLQYSRELGLIHDDQLFLMPSIYGAQIVGGLIFGVGFVMGAWCPGTAAVGLASGRLDALVFLGGAGIGSIFFNELFGLLKGLYTWGDRGVQFAWQALGLSPGGFACLLVAVALLCFWGAEYLEKRVSSGRNYWRSPFLWSFSFVLVALASGLLAVQGRVAAGTTAAGDPVQTLSMLAEIEAAGDHMEPEDLADRLMRGEPGLLLVDIRPSEEYAAFHIRGAVNIALSDLPAALAAKADRGIVVLYSNGMTHPAQARDALVRLGHANVYILTDGLQGFIERVLKPVSLRAEPLTGGEAARVNAWRHYFSNRGKG, encoded by the coding sequence ATGATTAGCACTTTTTTCGGTCTGGACGCGTTGTCCACGCCGGGGGCCATGTTCGTTGCCTTCGTGATCGGACTCGCCTTCGGATTTTCCCTGGAGCAGGCCGGTTTCGGCAGTTCCCGCCGGCTGGCCGGCATCTTCTATTTCCGCGACATGACCGTGCTGAAGGTCATGTTCACGGCGGTGATCGTGGCGATGTTCGGGCTTCAATATTCCCGGGAACTGGGCCTGATCCACGATGACCAGTTGTTCTTGATGCCCAGCATCTACGGGGCGCAGATCGTGGGCGGCCTGATCTTCGGCGTCGGGTTCGTCATGGGCGCCTGGTGCCCGGGGACCGCCGCGGTGGGGCTTGCTTCCGGCCGGCTGGACGCCTTGGTCTTCCTGGGCGGCGCCGGCATCGGCAGCATCTTCTTTAACGAACTGTTCGGCCTGCTGAAGGGCCTCTACACCTGGGGGGACAGGGGGGTGCAGTTTGCCTGGCAGGCGCTGGGCCTTTCCCCCGGGGGATTCGCCTGCCTGCTGGTGGCGGTGGCCCTGCTGTGCTTCTGGGGGGCCGAATATCTGGAAAAACGCGTGTCCTCCGGAAGGAATTACTGGCGGTCCCCGTTCCTGTGGTCCTTTAGCTTTGTGCTGGTGGCCCTTGCCTCGGGCCTGTTGGCCGTGCAGGGAAGAGTGGCGGCGGGAACGACGGCCGCCGGCGATCCGGTGCAAACCCTGTCCATGCTGGCGGAGATCGAAGCGGCCGGAGACCACATGGAGCCCGAAGACCTGGCCGACCGCCTCATGCGGGGTGAACCAGGGCTGCTGCTGGTCGACATCCGGCCGTCCGAAGAGTACGCGGCCTTTCACATCCGTGGCGCCGTGAACATCGCCCTGTCCGATCTGCCGGCCGCCCTGGCCGCAAAGGCGGACCGGGGTATCGTCGTGCTCTATTCGAACGGCATGACCCACCCGGCCCAGGCCCGTGACGCCCTGGTCCGCCTGGGTCACGCGAATGTTTACATTCTCACCGACGGCCTTCAGGGTTTTATCGAGCGCGTCCTGAAACCCGTCTCTCTCCGTGCGGAGCCCTTGACCGGGGGTGAAGCGGCAAGAGTCAATGCCTGGCGGCATTACTTCTCAAACCGGGGAAAAGGATAG
- a CDS encoding adenylate/guanylate cyclase domain-containing protein codes for MPISPAKEFQKLLLNYSHTEDPEKRRRIESELWEKYGMERAVFVLDMSGFSRITRKFGIVHYLSMVKRMQLTTAPIVKSYGGSMIKYEADNCFAVFPEPLPALNAALAIQHAFAASNLITSDELDIHISCGIDYGKILVIKGEDCFGDAVNRASKLGEDVASSGEILITREAMAMVPPGAGFRATEKNITISGLHIAAWSVAVGQGKSLP; via the coding sequence ATGCCGATCTCACCCGCGAAAGAGTTCCAGAAACTGCTGCTCAACTATTCACATACCGAAGATCCGGAAAAGCGCCGCCGGATCGAATCGGAACTCTGGGAAAAGTACGGCATGGAGCGGGCCGTCTTTGTGCTGGACATGTCCGGGTTCTCGCGCATCACGCGCAAATTCGGGATCGTCCACTATCTTTCCATGGTCAAGCGCATGCAGTTGACCACGGCGCCCATCGTCAAATCATATGGCGGCAGCATGATCAAATACGAAGCGGACAACTGCTTCGCCGTTTTCCCTGAACCGCTGCCGGCCCTCAACGCGGCACTGGCCATACAGCACGCCTTCGCGGCATCCAACCTGATCACCTCCGACGAGTTGGATATCCACATCTCATGTGGCATCGATTACGGGAAAATACTCGTGATAAAAGGGGAAGACTGCTTCGGGGACGCCGTCAACCGCGCTTCCAAACTCGGGGAAGACGTGGCCTCTTCCGGGGAAATCTTAATCACCCGGGAGGCCATGGCCATGGTTCCTCCCGGGGCCGGCTTCCGGGCCACGGAAAAAAACATCACCATATCCGGTCTTCATATCGCCGCCTGGTCGGTTGCGGTCGGGCAGGGGAAATCCCTGCCTTAA
- the era gene encoding GTPase Era, with protein sequence MTKKKSPDNEPAGVFRSGFIAICGPPNAGKSTLINRLTGEKISITSDKPQTTRNRILGIVNRDKAQLVFMDTPGIFKASGRLNTRIVDSAIAALAEVDVILMMVDVSSRSRRDDEALVVRHLGKTSKPVVLALNKIDLVKKPAILNHIDQWRAVHSFAHIFPVSAKDGEQTDDLLRELEKLLPPGAPLFPEDMVTDMPERFIAAEMIREKVIRLTGQEIPYATAVSIDTFQEKKNGSVIYIQATIHVEKDSQKGIIIGKQGRMLKTIGERSRLDIQRMTGAKVYLELFVRVQDKWRSDDAKLTEFGLP encoded by the coding sequence ATGACCAAGAAAAAATCCCCTGACAACGAACCGGCCGGTGTTTTCCGCTCCGGCTTTATCGCCATCTGCGGTCCTCCCAACGCCGGCAAATCGACCCTGATCAACCGGCTGACCGGAGAAAAAATCTCTATCACCTCGGACAAGCCCCAGACCACCCGCAACCGCATCCTCGGCATCGTCAACCGGGACAAGGCCCAATTGGTCTTCATGGACACGCCCGGCATTTTCAAAGCCTCCGGCAGGCTTAACACCCGCATCGTGGACAGCGCCATCGCGGCCCTGGCGGAGGTGGACGTCATCCTGATGATGGTCGACGTGTCCAGCCGTTCCCGCCGCGACGACGAAGCCCTGGTCGTCCGGCACCTGGGGAAAACGAGCAAGCCGGTAGTGCTGGCGTTAAACAAAATCGACCTGGTCAAAAAACCGGCCATCCTGAACCATATCGACCAGTGGCGGGCCGTCCATTCCTTTGCCCATATTTTCCCTGTTTCCGCCAAAGACGGCGAGCAGACGGATGATCTGCTGCGGGAACTTGAAAAACTGCTTCCGCCGGGTGCCCCCCTGTTCCCGGAAGACATGGTGACCGACATGCCGGAGCGTTTCATCGCCGCGGAAATGATCCGGGAAAAAGTCATCCGCCTGACCGGCCAGGAAATCCCCTATGCCACGGCCGTCAGCATCGACACCTTTCAGGAAAAAAAGAACGGTTCCGTCATCTATATCCAGGCCACCATTCACGTGGAAAAGGATTCCCAGAAAGGCATCATCATCGGCAAGCAGGGGCGGATGTTAAAAACAATCGGCGAGAGGAGCCGCCTGGACATCCAGCGCATGACCGGCGCCAAAGTCTACCTGGAGTTGTTTGTCCGGGTGCAGGACAAATGGCGTTCCGACGACGCCAAGCTTACCGAGTTCGGCCTGCCCTGA
- the yihA gene encoding ribosome biogenesis GTP-binding protein YihA/YsxC codes for MIIKSATFVTSAVKPAQYPGQDLPEIAFAGRSNVGKSSLINRLVNRRNLVKTSSTPGKTRLINFFNIDDRMLFVDLPGYGYAKVSHAEQKTWGPMVETYLTGRTVLKGAALLLDLRRQPREDEFMLLDLFSRHAIPYIIVLTKADKLKKAAQKEQRRAIASDFGLDENDLILFSAKSGLGKEDILTAIEELTENDQEKIP; via the coding sequence ATGATCATCAAGTCCGCAACTTTTGTCACCAGCGCGGTCAAACCGGCCCAGTATCCCGGCCAGGACCTGCCGGAGATCGCTTTTGCCGGGCGGTCCAACGTCGGCAAGTCCTCGTTGATCAACCGGCTGGTCAACCGCCGCAACCTGGTCAAGACCAGCTCGACCCCGGGGAAAACCCGGCTGATCAATTTTTTCAATATCGACGACCGGATGCTTTTCGTGGATCTCCCGGGCTACGGATACGCCAAAGTCTCCCATGCGGAACAGAAAACCTGGGGACCGATGGTCGAGACCTATCTTACCGGGCGGACCGTGTTGAAGGGAGCGGCCCTGCTCCTGGATTTGCGGCGCCAGCCGCGGGAAGACGAGTTCATGCTCCTGGATCTGTTTTCCCGGCACGCCATTCCCTATATCATTGTCCTGACCAAGGCCGACAAGCTCAAGAAAGCCGCTCAGAAGGAGCAGCGCCGGGCCATCGCGTCCGATTTCGGACTGGATGAAAACGACCTGATTCTCTTTTCCGCCAAATCCGGCCTGGGGAAAGAAGACATCCTGACCGCCATCGAGGAACTGACCGAAAATGACCAAGAAAAAATCCCCTGA